The following proteins are co-located in the Frigidibacter mobilis genome:
- a CDS encoding SDR family oxidoreductase: MNTVLITGCSSGYGLETARHFHAQGWSVIATMRRPREGVLPVSDRLRLLALDVTCPDSIAAALEAAGPVNVLVNNAGIGVVGAFEATPMAHVRKVFDTNTFGTMAVVQAVIPQMRARRSGVIVNVTSSVTLAPMPLAAAYTASKQAIQGFTGSLAHELAAFGVRVRLVEPGYAPTTRFAANTDIPVMDLIPEAYADFAGPIFAGFAKPGLTTRESDVAEAVWRAANDTSDRLHYPAGADAVALAGQA; the protein is encoded by the coding sequence ATGAATACCGTCCTCATCACCGGCTGCTCATCGGGCTACGGGCTGGAAACCGCCCGCCATTTTCACGCCCAAGGCTGGTCCGTCATCGCCACCATGCGCCGCCCGCGCGAAGGGGTGCTGCCGGTATCGGACCGGCTCCGCCTTTTGGCTCTGGACGTGACCTGCCCCGACAGCATCGCAGCGGCGCTCGAAGCGGCAGGGCCCGTCAATGTTCTGGTCAACAATGCCGGCATCGGCGTCGTCGGCGCATTCGAGGCAACGCCAATGGCCCATGTCCGCAAGGTGTTCGACACCAATACCTTCGGCACGATGGCCGTGGTGCAGGCGGTCATCCCGCAGATGCGAGCGCGCCGGTCGGGGGTGATCGTCAACGTGACCTCCAGCGTGACGCTGGCGCCGATGCCGCTGGCCGCCGCCTATACCGCCAGCAAGCAGGCCATCCAGGGCTTTACCGGATCGCTGGCGCATGAGCTTGCAGCCTTCGGGGTGCGCGTTCGGCTGGTGGAACCGGGCTATGCCCCGACCACGCGCTTTGCCGCGAATACCGACATTCCGGTGATGGACCTGATCCCCGAAGCCTATGCGGATTTTGCAGGACCCATCTTTGCGGGCTTCGCCAAGCCGGGGCTGACGACACGGGAAAGCGACGTGGCCGAGGCGGTCTGGCGCGCCGCGAATGACACGTCGGACCGGCTGCACTATCCCGCCGGTGCCGACGCTGTGGCGCTTGCGGGCCAGGCATGA